Proteins encoded within one genomic window of Citricoccus muralis:
- a CDS encoding aminoglycoside phosphotransferase family protein — protein MNAVEPSDPGLHPGDLDTVLGRLLGRLGHTLNRWSLREVDRTGSATTLLIEAHVRTGGSGETERHVGLTTAELPAGTVAGTDMLHGIRWSLWMHPHDPRLPGLARAVDPEHLRRLIGAEPLFEPLLALRMISYRPLRRAVLRADVGATAQTPARSIYLKVLPDDVAAATVLRHRLLSEADVPVAPVLAAPELGMVALGGLAGRSLASRLVHHRTREDDAQQILGVLDRLPATVLDLPTRPGWAARLSDLAPRTHPLLTDQQRRWDTVLEKIHSGLQRQDPGPLVPVHGDLYEAHLLFDGGALTGLLDVDGVGPGHRIDDAACLLAHLSVLPTVDPRYRNATTELRELRERLSASITGPAAGSDAVSPHDLALRTAAVVCTLLPPDPVLRGTPRAEAARHHARELALQRLQIIESLVAPPH, from the coding sequence TTGAACGCCGTCGAGCCATCTGATCCCGGCCTCCACCCCGGGGATCTCGACACGGTACTGGGACGTCTGCTCGGACGCCTCGGCCACACCCTGAACCGATGGAGCCTGCGCGAGGTCGATCGCACCGGCTCCGCCACCACCCTGCTCATCGAAGCCCATGTGCGCACCGGTGGGTCCGGCGAGACGGAACGGCACGTGGGGCTCACCACCGCGGAGCTGCCCGCGGGCACCGTGGCCGGCACGGACATGCTGCACGGAATCCGCTGGTCGCTCTGGATGCATCCGCATGATCCCCGGTTGCCCGGACTCGCCCGTGCCGTCGACCCGGAACATCTGCGCCGCCTGATCGGTGCTGAACCCCTGTTTGAGCCCCTGTTGGCGTTACGGATGATCAGCTACCGGCCGCTGCGTCGAGCGGTCCTGCGTGCGGATGTGGGTGCTACCGCCCAGACCCCGGCGCGCAGTATCTACCTGAAGGTGTTGCCCGACGACGTCGCAGCAGCCACCGTGTTGCGCCACCGGCTACTCAGTGAGGCGGACGTGCCCGTGGCCCCGGTACTCGCCGCACCCGAACTCGGGATGGTGGCCCTGGGGGGTCTGGCCGGCCGCTCGCTGGCCTCGCGCCTGGTGCACCACCGTACCCGTGAGGACGACGCGCAGCAGATTCTCGGCGTGTTGGATCGGCTGCCCGCCACGGTGCTGGACCTGCCGACCCGCCCAGGCTGGGCCGCACGCCTGAGCGATCTCGCCCCGCGCACCCACCCGCTACTGACCGATCAGCAACGCCGCTGGGACACCGTGCTGGAAAAGATTCACTCCGGGCTGCAACGGCAGGATCCGGGCCCGTTGGTGCCCGTGCACGGGGATCTCTACGAGGCGCACTTACTGTTCGACGGGGGAGCGCTCACCGGGTTGCTCGACGTAGACGGGGTGGGCCCCGGGCACCGAATCGACGACGCCGCCTGCCTGCTGGCGCACCTGTCTGTGCTCCCCACCGTGGATCCCCGCTACCGGAACGCGACCACGGAGCTGCGGGAGCTGCGGGAGCGGCTGTCCGCCTCGATCACCGGACCGGCGGCCGGGTCGGACGCGGTGTCACCGCACGACCTGGCGCTGCGCACCGCCGCGGTGGTGTGCACCCTGCTGCCGCCGGACCCGGTGCTGAGGGGTACTCCGCGCGCCGAAGCCGCCCGGCATCACGCCCGCGAACTGGCCCTGCAACGCCTGCAGATCATCGAATCTCTGGTCGCTCCACCGCACTAG
- a CDS encoding GNAT family N-acetyltransferase encodes MSRDAGPFDHLSGAWPVTLEHGELVLRPFRARDRDEWDAVRQRNAAWLTPWDATTPDPSRAPRSFREMVRTLNRDAAAGGGYPWLLCLRDDDAPVGARPRIIGQLVVSHVMRGAAQSASIGYWIDRDVAGRGLMPRAVAMVVDYLFSRARLHRVEINIVPRNGPSHRVVDKLGFRHEGVRRNYLHINGAWEDHDTYALTLEDVPPGGLLAQLRR; translated from the coding sequence ATGAGTCGAGACGCCGGACCGTTCGACCATCTCTCCGGGGCGTGGCCGGTCACGCTCGAGCACGGTGAGCTGGTGCTGCGTCCCTTTCGCGCCCGTGACCGGGACGAATGGGACGCGGTGCGCCAGCGCAATGCAGCATGGCTCACCCCCTGGGACGCCACCACCCCGGACCCCTCCCGCGCCCCGCGGTCATTCCGGGAGATGGTGCGCACCCTGAATCGCGACGCCGCCGCCGGGGGCGGGTATCCATGGTTGTTGTGTCTGCGCGACGACGACGCCCCGGTGGGTGCCCGGCCGCGGATCATCGGCCAACTGGTGGTCTCCCATGTCATGCGCGGGGCCGCACAATCGGCCAGCATTGGCTACTGGATCGACCGAGACGTGGCCGGGCGCGGACTGATGCCGCGTGCCGTGGCCATGGTGGTGGACTACCTGTTCAGCCGGGCCAGGCTCCACCGGGTGGAGATCAACATTGTGCCCCGCAACGGGCCCAGCCACCGGGTGGTGGACAAGCTCGGCTTCCGTCACGAAGGGGTGCGCCGGAACTACCTGCACATCAACGGCGCCTGGGAAGATCACGATACGTACGCCCTCACCCTGGAGGACGTGCCACCGGGCGGGCTACTGGCCCAGCTGCGCAGATGA
- a CDS encoding 5-formyltetrahydrofolate cyclo-ligase, with amino-acid sequence MTDAEKTGFRQEYRRRRRELPALERAAQSAALTDGALTLLAERKQQAENTGQPWHGRVASVMSYGAEPDTGQLHARLAAEGVEVYVPVSLPQRQLGWVRWFPSVAMERSAVAPIDEPVGERFGVELMSRVDVVFVPAQAVDPAGYRMGQGGGYYDRFLAQLSEPTPLTVAVVYTHELVERVPRDEMDRPTDAVLTPEGLHWSVRTEH; translated from the coding sequence ATGACGGACGCAGAGAAAACCGGGTTCCGCCAAGAGTATCGACGACGACGCCGCGAGCTGCCCGCGCTCGAGCGTGCCGCGCAGTCGGCCGCGCTGACTGACGGCGCGCTCACGTTGTTGGCCGAGCGGAAGCAGCAGGCGGAGAACACGGGGCAGCCCTGGCACGGCCGGGTGGCCTCGGTGATGAGCTACGGCGCGGAACCCGATACCGGTCAGTTGCACGCGCGCCTGGCAGCCGAGGGGGTTGAGGTGTATGTTCCGGTGAGTCTGCCGCAGCGACAGCTGGGCTGGGTGCGTTGGTTCCCATCGGTGGCGATGGAACGTTCCGCGGTGGCACCGATCGATGAGCCGGTGGGCGAGCGGTTCGGGGTGGAGCTGATGAGCCGGGTCGACGTCGTGTTCGTGCCCGCGCAGGCGGTAGACCCCGCGGGGTACCGGATGGGTCAGGGCGGCGGCTACTACGACCGGTTTTTGGCGCAGCTGTCGGAGCCGACACCGCTCACGGTGGCGGTGGTGTACACCCATGAACTGGTGGAGCGAGTGCCGCGGGACGAGATGGACCGTCCCACGGACGCGGTGCTCACCCCGGAAGGACTACACTGGAGTGTCCGAACGGAGCACTGA
- a CDS encoding FmdB family zinc ribbon protein, with protein MPTYAYACKDCGHTFDAVQSFTDDALTVCPECQGTLRKKFGAVGVSFKGSGFYRTDSRSSSSSSVSNSSSSTGSSSSSSTSSSTKAATSTS; from the coding sequence GTGCCAACCTACGCTTACGCCTGCAAAGACTGCGGTCACACCTTCGACGCCGTGCAGTCCTTCACCGACGACGCGCTGACCGTCTGCCCCGAATGCCAGGGTACGCTGCGCAAAAAGTTCGGTGCTGTGGGGGTCAGCTTCAAGGGTTCCGGCTTCTACCGCACCGATTCCCGATCGTCGTCGTCCAGCTCCGTGAGCAACTCGTCGAGCTCTACCGGTTCATCGAGTTCTTCCAGCACCTCCAGTTCAACGAAGGCCGCCACCAGCACGTCGTGA
- a CDS encoding DUF4011 domain-containing protein, producing MSHSDDRTPQADSTEPVEDAPAAAQTDVTDATSAEPDTGGEVTAGAPLPEDLEANAAAESDTAESAEAEAESEVDSEPEPPAEEELSAPQPNEPRFSFDEWLTGLRTSTSSDTMLRFGPTANNSIDVTHAHPSGLTQFVTGRRTRLSTLLRDQSGLDQAYVAARQISAKMEELSADRGIDVGYAAAGLATWRVSENGHSVQMSAPVMLARISLTQRSGRDDYEVQITERARLNPALVRFFATTYGITLDPADFERAAYVTAKFEPQPALELLRAHNSSIRGLVVEHRLVLSTFADLTDSASATSQLISTDHPVINALYRDGAEADVDVTELDDAALTPIDERDPAEELLVLDLDPSQQTAVDHILAGRSLVVSAPPGTGETQTAVAAAAGLAAEGQRVLIVAERTATLDDVRRRLERLDLASLALNVSSSTTPAHLREQLIHALLRGERATEPAVKRVQATVQERRHRLADHSASLHQVRTRWNCSPFEAMRELAQLTALDPAPATTVRLKRSVLDATVNREAVAEQLHRAAELGAFSRQAVESPWYGARLRNVQEAEEAYTLAEQVAKALPVVRVKIQQAAAQSQLRTGDTVTSWSEQIELLQHVRGSLDHFTPDIFDRPVTDLIAATASSSWRREHGVEMSAMTRSRLRRVAKEYVRPGMHVDDLHTALVKVQSQLTVWRQWATSQRHPVIPSGLESLAEEGRALAENLERLQQVLATPEADTQRLENLPISELAVLLDRLVADQDTLQTLPERTLVLDQLREQGLAELLADFQDREIPAAQVRAELDVSWWQSALEAMISGDDHLAMMDGAELRRIDAEFRLADAAHLAAGPSRLRHLLATRFEAATGSHPEAADALRNLLKGGAPEISELAEIDAAVLQPLVPIWTTSPLALAEMPADLRFDTVLLLDAETLAVASALGPIARATQTVAFGDAVSGRPQPFQVAVDSASTRRTPTDAESTHAALSRVLPQVPLRYQHRGVSQRLTRLLGRQLYGELDRLPSAEEFTGLGEPAVVVEHVPQGAVSWRDDGMESTTAEVNRTVDLVFEHLKNHPTTSLAVITATATHARRVAEAIRMNLPDNKWAMPYFAADSGNGGEPFVVAPMERAHGLVRDAIIFTLGYGRGAQESVVHHFGPLSEQHSHQYYATALTRARSSLRILTCIHPADLDPKRLQGASYHLREVLEMFLRDADEPTRTESGAGTDASASDPLIHDIAQLLDQRGATAEVDGAGMIDLAAWNPRRLPQWDGAESEDYAAPVALSSDGSERGRAMSVRERSRLRPAALERLGWRHQPLWTIDVFSNPLGVTEEIAGLLGLPADDGEATR from the coding sequence GTGAGCCACTCGGACGACCGCACCCCCCAGGCAGACTCCACCGAACCGGTCGAGGACGCCCCCGCGGCAGCCCAGACGGACGTCACGGACGCCACCAGCGCCGAGCCGGACACCGGTGGAGAAGTTACCGCTGGCGCCCCGTTGCCCGAAGACCTCGAAGCCAACGCCGCCGCTGAATCCGACACGGCCGAGTCTGCCGAGGCGGAAGCTGAGTCCGAGGTGGATTCCGAACCTGAGCCCCCCGCTGAGGAAGAACTCAGCGCGCCGCAACCGAACGAGCCCCGGTTCAGCTTCGATGAGTGGCTCACCGGGCTGCGCACCTCCACCAGTTCCGACACCATGCTGCGCTTCGGCCCGACGGCGAACAATAGCATCGACGTCACCCATGCCCACCCCTCCGGGCTCACCCAGTTCGTCACCGGGCGCCGCACCCGGCTCTCCACGCTGCTGCGGGATCAGAGCGGTCTGGACCAGGCCTACGTTGCCGCCCGGCAGATCAGCGCCAAAATGGAAGAGCTCTCCGCCGATCGCGGCATCGACGTCGGCTACGCTGCAGCGGGCCTGGCCACCTGGCGGGTCTCCGAAAACGGGCATTCCGTGCAGATGTCGGCGCCGGTGATGCTGGCCCGGATCAGCCTCACCCAGCGTTCCGGACGTGACGACTACGAAGTCCAGATCACCGAACGCGCCCGGCTGAACCCGGCCTTGGTGCGCTTCTTTGCCACCACCTACGGCATCACCCTGGACCCGGCAGATTTTGAGCGTGCGGCCTACGTCACCGCGAAGTTCGAGCCGCAGCCGGCCCTGGAGCTGCTGCGTGCCCACAACTCGTCAATCCGCGGGCTCGTGGTGGAACACCGCCTCGTGCTCTCCACCTTCGCCGACCTCACCGACTCCGCCTCGGCCACCTCGCAGCTGATCTCCACCGACCACCCGGTCATCAACGCCCTGTACCGCGACGGTGCCGAAGCCGACGTCGACGTCACCGAGCTCGACGACGCCGCCCTGACTCCGATCGACGAGCGCGACCCGGCCGAGGAACTGCTCGTGCTCGACCTGGATCCCTCGCAACAGACGGCGGTGGACCATATTCTGGCCGGGCGTTCCCTCGTGGTCTCCGCCCCTCCCGGCACCGGCGAAACCCAGACCGCCGTCGCCGCTGCCGCCGGGCTGGCAGCCGAGGGCCAGCGGGTGCTCATCGTGGCCGAACGCACCGCCACCCTGGATGACGTGCGCCGTCGCCTGGAACGTCTCGACCTCGCCAGCCTGGCGCTCAACGTCTCCTCGTCCACCACCCCGGCACACCTGCGCGAGCAGCTCATCCACGCCCTCCTGCGCGGCGAGCGGGCCACCGAGCCGGCTGTGAAGCGCGTGCAGGCCACCGTGCAGGAGCGCCGCCACCGCTTGGCTGACCACAGTGCCAGCCTGCACCAGGTGCGCACCCGCTGGAACTGCTCGCCCTTCGAAGCGATGCGCGAACTGGCCCAGCTCACCGCCCTAGACCCGGCCCCGGCCACCACGGTGCGGCTGAAACGCTCGGTGCTGGATGCCACCGTGAACCGCGAGGCCGTCGCCGAGCAGCTCCACCGAGCCGCCGAGCTGGGTGCCTTCTCCCGCCAGGCGGTCGAGTCGCCCTGGTACGGGGCGCGGTTGCGCAACGTCCAGGAGGCCGAAGAGGCGTACACCCTGGCCGAACAGGTGGCCAAAGCGCTGCCCGTGGTGCGGGTGAAGATCCAACAGGCAGCCGCCCAGTCGCAGCTGCGCACCGGCGACACCGTGACCTCCTGGTCGGAACAGATCGAGTTGCTCCAGCACGTGCGCGGTTCCCTGGACCACTTCACCCCGGATATTTTCGACCGGCCCGTCACCGACCTGATCGCCGCCACCGCGTCGAGTTCCTGGCGCCGCGAACACGGGGTGGAGATGTCGGCGATGACCCGCTCCCGGCTGCGTCGTGTGGCGAAGGAGTACGTGCGCCCCGGTATGCACGTGGACGACCTGCACACCGCCCTGGTCAAGGTGCAGTCGCAGTTGACCGTGTGGCGGCAGTGGGCCACCTCCCAGCGCCACCCGGTGATCCCCTCCGGACTGGAATCCCTGGCCGAGGAGGGCCGCGCTCTCGCCGAGAACCTGGAACGGCTCCAGCAAGTATTGGCCACCCCCGAAGCCGACACGCAGCGGCTGGAGAACCTGCCGATCAGCGAGCTGGCCGTGCTGCTGGACCGGCTGGTGGCCGATCAGGACACGCTACAGACCCTGCCCGAGCGCACGTTGGTGCTGGATCAGCTGCGCGAACAGGGCCTGGCCGAACTGCTCGCCGATTTCCAGGACCGCGAGATCCCCGCAGCCCAGGTGCGCGCCGAACTCGACGTCTCCTGGTGGCAGTCCGCCCTGGAAGCCATGATTTCTGGGGACGACCACCTGGCGATGATGGACGGTGCCGAACTGCGCCGCATCGACGCCGAATTCCGGCTCGCCGACGCCGCCCACCTCGCCGCTGGCCCGTCACGATTGCGGCACCTGCTGGCCACCCGGTTCGAGGCGGCTACCGGTTCTCACCCGGAAGCGGCCGATGCGCTGCGGAACCTGCTCAAGGGCGGGGCGCCGGAGATCTCGGAGCTGGCCGAGATCGACGCCGCCGTGCTGCAGCCGCTGGTGCCGATCTGGACCACCTCCCCGCTGGCCCTGGCCGAAATGCCCGCCGACCTGCGCTTCGACACGGTGCTGCTGCTTGACGCCGAAACACTGGCGGTCGCTTCCGCGCTGGGGCCGATCGCCCGCGCCACCCAGACCGTGGCCTTCGGCGACGCCGTCTCCGGACGCCCGCAGCCCTTTCAGGTGGCGGTCGATTCAGCCTCCACCCGGCGCACCCCGACGGATGCCGAGTCCACGCACGCCGCCCTGTCACGGGTGCTGCCCCAGGTGCCGTTGCGCTACCAGCATCGCGGGGTCTCCCAGCGGCTCACCCGGCTGTTGGGCCGCCAACTCTACGGCGAGCTCGACCGCCTGCCGTCCGCCGAGGAATTCACCGGGCTGGGGGAGCCCGCCGTCGTCGTCGAGCACGTGCCCCAGGGGGCGGTCTCCTGGCGCGATGACGGTATGGAATCCACCACCGCAGAGGTCAACCGCACCGTGGACCTGGTGTTTGAGCACCTGAAGAACCACCCGACCACCTCGCTCGCGGTGATCACCGCGACCGCCACCCACGCTCGACGGGTGGCCGAGGCGATCCGGATGAACCTGCCCGACAATAAGTGGGCCATGCCGTACTTTGCGGCTGACTCCGGCAACGGCGGCGAGCCTTTCGTGGTGGCGCCGATGGAGCGCGCCCACGGGCTGGTCCGCGACGCCATCATCTTCACTCTGGGCTACGGTCGCGGGGCGCAGGAATCGGTGGTGCACCACTTCGGTCCGCTGTCCGAGCAACACAGCCACCAGTACTACGCCACCGCGCTGACCCGGGCCCGGTCCAGCCTGCGGATTCTGACCTGCATTCACCCCGCTGACCTGGACCCGAAGCGGCTGCAGGGCGCCTCTTATCACCTGCGCGAGGTGTTGGAGATGTTCCTGCGCGACGCCGATGAGCCCACGCGCACCGAGTCCGGTGCTGGTACTGATGCTTCCGCATCGGATCCGTTGATTCACGACATCGCTCAGCTGCTCGACCAGCGCGGGGCCACCGCCGAGGTGGACGGCGCCGGGATGATCGACCTGGCCGCCTGGAACCCGCGCCGACTGCCGCAGTGGGACGGGGCCGAATCTGAGGACTATGCCGCCCCGGTGGCGCTGTCGTCGGATGGCTCCGAGCGGGGCCGGGCGATGAGCGTACGCGAGCGGTCCCGGTTGCGGCCGGCCGCCTTGGAACGGCTGGGCTGGCGACACCAGCCACTCTGGACGATCGACGTGTTCTCGAACCCGCTGGGTGTGACCGAGGAGATCGCCGGGCTGTTGGGCCTCCCCGCCGACGACGGGGAAGCCACGCGCTGA
- the guaA gene encoding glutamine-hydrolyzing GMP synthase — protein sequence MTAADNPQISADFPTVLVVDFGAQYAQLIARRVRDARIYSEVVPHTLSAEEILSRRPAALILSGGPSSVYEDGAPRLDPALLEAGVPVLGLCYGFQSIAAALDGTVAKTGAREYGSTRLQEISGECTLFAGQDADQVVWMSHGDAVTEAPEGFAVTASTAGAPVAAFEDTDRRIFGVQWHPEVGHSDRGQQVLENFLYQGAGLTPTWTTTNVIDEQVALIREQIGEHRAICGLSGGVDSAVAAALVQRAIGDQLTCVYVNHGLMRQNESDEIEKAFGKATGGAKLVMVDAEDVFLDALAGVTDPETKRKIIGEKFIRTFEQAQADIVLASQNDPNATDVKFLVQGTLYPDVVESGGGEGTANIKSHHNVGGLPDDIEFELCEPLRALFKDEVRAVGSELGLPDEIVMRQPFPGPGLGIRIIGEVTKERLDLLREADAIVREELTVAGLDREIWQCPVVLLADVRSVGVQGDGRTYGHPVVLRPVTSEDAMTADWAKVPYDVLSRISNRITNEVDGINRVVLDVTSKPPGTIEWE from the coding sequence ATGACCGCCGCAGATAATCCTCAGATCTCCGCCGATTTCCCCACCGTGTTGGTGGTCGACTTCGGCGCCCAGTACGCGCAGCTGATCGCCCGCCGTGTGCGAGACGCCCGCATCTACTCCGAAGTGGTGCCGCACACGCTGTCCGCTGAAGAGATTCTCTCCCGGCGCCCGGCCGCGCTCATCCTCTCCGGCGGACCCTCCTCGGTGTACGAAGACGGCGCCCCACGCCTGGACCCGGCCCTGCTCGAGGCCGGGGTGCCCGTGCTGGGCCTGTGCTACGGCTTCCAATCCATCGCGGCGGCACTGGACGGCACCGTGGCCAAGACTGGAGCCCGCGAATACGGCTCCACCCGCTTGCAGGAGATCTCAGGGGAGTGCACGCTCTTCGCCGGGCAGGACGCCGATCAGGTGGTGTGGATGTCCCACGGCGACGCCGTCACCGAGGCGCCGGAGGGCTTTGCCGTCACCGCCAGCACTGCTGGCGCCCCCGTCGCCGCGTTCGAAGATACGGACCGGCGAATTTTCGGCGTGCAGTGGCACCCCGAAGTGGGCCACTCCGACCGCGGCCAGCAGGTGCTGGAGAACTTCCTGTACCAGGGCGCAGGACTCACCCCGACCTGGACCACCACCAACGTCATCGACGAGCAGGTCGCTCTGATCCGCGAACAGATCGGTGAGCACCGGGCCATCTGCGGTCTCTCCGGCGGCGTCGATTCGGCGGTTGCCGCGGCTTTGGTGCAGCGTGCCATCGGTGACCAGCTCACCTGCGTGTACGTCAACCACGGGCTGATGCGTCAGAACGAATCCGACGAGATCGAGAAGGCTTTTGGCAAAGCAACGGGCGGGGCCAAACTTGTGATGGTCGACGCCGAGGACGTGTTCCTGGACGCCCTGGCCGGCGTCACCGACCCGGAAACCAAGCGCAAGATCATCGGCGAAAAGTTCATCCGCACCTTCGAGCAGGCCCAGGCCGATATTGTGTTGGCCTCGCAGAACGACCCGAACGCCACCGACGTGAAGTTCCTGGTGCAGGGGACTCTGTACCCAGATGTCGTCGAATCCGGTGGGGGAGAGGGCACCGCCAACATCAAGTCCCACCACAACGTGGGCGGACTGCCCGACGACATCGAATTTGAACTCTGCGAACCGCTGCGCGCCTTGTTCAAGGACGAAGTCCGGGCTGTCGGCTCGGAGCTGGGACTGCCCGACGAGATCGTGATGCGCCAACCCTTCCCCGGACCGGGACTGGGCATCCGCATCATCGGCGAGGTCACCAAGGAACGCCTGGACCTGCTACGTGAAGCCGATGCCATTGTGCGCGAAGAGCTCACCGTTGCCGGGCTGGACCGTGAGATTTGGCAGTGCCCCGTGGTCCTGCTCGCAGATGTCCGTTCCGTGGGCGTCCAGGGCGACGGTCGCACCTACGGCCACCCGGTCGTGTTGCGCCCAGTGACCTCGGAAGACGCGATGACCGCCGACTGGGCCAAGGTGCCCTACGACGTGCTCAGCCGCATCTCGAACCGCATCACCAACGAGGTGGACGGCATCAACCGCGTCGTGCTGGACGTGACCTCGAAGCCTCCGGGCACCATCGAGTGGGAGTGA
- a CDS encoding DUF3817 domain-containing protein yields MSHPQSEPVNPAELPDPEQITEADLPPAPPRPSGTQRRFGGTNRQIRGALTFYKICAWLTGILLLLLVAEMVLKYGFNLELFAGGTRVGLEDASAAGATNVLGFHPAGEIVDGINISLLILIVHGWMYVVYLLASFRLWSLMRWNGMRLLLMAGGGVVPFLSFIVEKQIHRQTVAEVQAHPEAVRRY; encoded by the coding sequence ATGAGTCACCCGCAATCAGAACCGGTGAACCCGGCCGAGTTGCCCGATCCGGAGCAGATCACCGAAGCCGACCTGCCGCCGGCACCGCCGCGTCCCAGCGGCACCCAGCGCCGATTCGGCGGCACCAACCGGCAGATTCGCGGTGCGCTGACCTTCTACAAGATCTGCGCCTGGCTCACCGGTATTCTGCTGCTGCTTCTGGTGGCCGAAATGGTGCTGAAGTACGGGTTCAACCTGGAGCTCTTCGCCGGCGGCACCCGGGTCGGCCTGGAGGACGCCTCTGCCGCTGGTGCCACTAACGTGCTCGGTTTCCACCCGGCCGGCGAGATCGTCGACGGGATCAACATCTCGCTGCTGATCCTCATCGTCCACGGTTGGATGTACGTCGTCTACCTGTTGGCCAGTTTCCGCCTTTGGTCGCTGATGCGCTGGAACGGGATGCGCCTGCTGCTGATGGCCGGTGGCGGCGTGGTGCCTTTCCTGTCGTTCATCGTCGAGAAGCAGATCCACCGGCAGACTGTGGCCGAAGTCCAAGCCCACCCCGAGGCCGTGCGCCGCTACTAG
- a CDS encoding SURF1 family protein, with product MLKTALKPQWIGFLILAIVVSTVFVFLSRWQFEQSVSTAPPPLSQTETPVELTEHFEPGEPLMGAQADQIVTFTGTVDAASTVVIENRLRDGETGYWLVALADVDDAPGSYGIPVVWGWSAEPPAADSEAELRELFTEAIGVDASSTTVEVTGRLLPPEGPVAGALDRSVTPMTNAAVATSELVNIWNQPLYAAYIAASSFAPIGADGSAGEALEADGTAGIEQVLVAPQPQEQEVVWLNIFYAIEWIIFAGMALYLWWRFMRDDHLKDRREELLDEEWERQWRSRELERRRAEARAAKATAEKAYHQFHGETAPNQEDR from the coding sequence GTGCTGAAAACCGCCCTGAAACCCCAGTGGATCGGCTTCCTGATCCTCGCGATCGTCGTGTCCACGGTGTTCGTGTTCCTCAGCCGGTGGCAGTTTGAGCAATCTGTCTCCACGGCGCCGCCGCCGCTGAGCCAGACGGAGACCCCGGTCGAGCTCACCGAGCACTTCGAACCGGGCGAACCGCTGATGGGCGCCCAGGCCGACCAGATCGTTACCTTCACCGGTACGGTGGATGCGGCCAGCACGGTCGTGATCGAAAATCGGCTCCGCGACGGCGAAACCGGCTACTGGCTGGTGGCCCTGGCCGATGTGGACGACGCCCCCGGAAGCTACGGGATCCCCGTGGTCTGGGGCTGGAGTGCAGAGCCGCCGGCCGCGGATTCCGAAGCCGAGCTGCGTGAGCTGTTCACCGAAGCCATCGGAGTGGACGCATCGAGCACCACGGTAGAGGTCACCGGACGGCTGCTGCCTCCCGAAGGCCCTGTAGCCGGTGCACTGGACCGCTCTGTCACCCCGATGACCAACGCGGCGGTGGCGACTTCTGAACTGGTCAACATCTGGAACCAGCCGCTCTACGCCGCCTACATTGCCGCCAGCAGTTTCGCCCCTATCGGTGCTGATGGCTCCGCCGGCGAGGCGCTGGAAGCCGACGGTACCGCCGGCATCGAGCAGGTATTGGTGGCCCCGCAGCCGCAGGAGCAGGAAGTCGTCTGGCTCAACATCTTCTATGCCATCGAATGGATCATTTTCGCCGGCATGGCGCTGTACCTGTGGTGGCGGTTCATGCGCGACGACCACCTGAAAGACCGGCGCGAGGAACTGCTCGACGAAGAATGGGAGCGCCAGTGGCGCTCCCGCGAGTTGGAACGACGTCGAGCTGAAGCACGTGCTGCCAAAGCAACCGCCGAAAAGGCGTATCACCAGTTTCACGGCGAGACCGCCCCGAACCAGGAGGACCGATGA